From Humibacter ginsenosidimutans, a single genomic window includes:
- the leuD gene encoding 3-isopropylmalate dehydratase small subunit: MEKISTLTGVAVPLKRSNVDTDQIIPAVFLKRVTKTGFDDALFSAWRQDPEFVLNQEPYRNGKILIAGPDFGTGSSREHAVWALRDYGFTAVLSPRFGDIFRGNSGKQGLLTGTISEADLERLWAAIEANPGIEATVDLVERKATLGEVTVDFDIDDYTRWRLLEGLDDIGLTLRDEAQITEFEARRESWRPKTLPVKA; the protein is encoded by the coding sequence ATGGAGAAGATCTCGACCCTGACGGGTGTCGCGGTTCCGCTGAAGCGGTCGAACGTCGACACCGACCAGATCATCCCCGCCGTCTTCCTGAAGCGGGTCACGAAGACCGGATTCGACGACGCGCTGTTCTCTGCGTGGCGCCAGGACCCCGAGTTCGTGCTGAACCAGGAGCCGTACAGAAACGGCAAGATCCTCATCGCAGGCCCCGACTTCGGCACCGGATCCTCTAGGGAGCACGCGGTGTGGGCGCTGCGCGACTACGGTTTCACGGCCGTGCTGAGCCCGCGTTTCGGCGACATCTTCCGCGGCAACTCCGGCAAGCAGGGCCTGCTCACCGGCACCATCTCCGAGGCCGACCTGGAGAGGCTGTGGGCAGCCATCGAGGCGAACCCGGGAATAGAGGCGACTGTCGATCTGGTTGAGCGTAAGGCCACGCTGGGTGAGGTGACCGTCGACTTCGACATCGACGATTACACTAGGTGGCGGTTGCTGGAGGGGCTCGACGACATCGGCCTCACCTTGCGTGATGAAGCGCAGATCACAGAATTCGAAGCCCGCCGCGAGTCGTGGCGGCCCAAGACATTACCGGTGAAGGCTTAG
- the leuC gene encoding 3-isopropylmalate dehydratase large subunit → MSTASDAVRRDDAVADVKRPRTLAEKVWDDHLVVKGDDGSPDLIYIDLHLVHEVTSPQAFDGLRAEGRPVRRPDLTIATEDHNTPTIGIDKPIADLTSRTQIETLRTNCAEFGVRLHSLGDVEQGIVHVVGPQLGLTMPGITVVCGDSHTSTHGAFGAMAFGIGTSEVEHVLATQTLPLKPFKTMAINVEGALRPGVTAKDIILAVIAEIGTGGGQGYVLEYRGSAIRALSMEGRMTICNMSIEAGARAGMVAPDETTFAYLKGRPHAPEGEDWDAAIEYWNTLPTDEGARFDAEVNIDADALEPFVTWGTNPGQGVSLSDVVPEPASFEDPNAQAAAERALQYMDLQAGTPLKDIHVDAVFMGSCTNSRIEDLRAFASIIKGKKKADGVRVMVVPGSARVRLEAEAEGIDKIVEEFGAEWRFAGCSMCLGMNPDQLAPGERCASTSNRNFEGRQGKGGRTHLVSPVVAAATAIRGTLSSPWDLDNADARDEQKVSA, encoded by the coding sequence ATGAGCACCGCATCCGATGCAGTGCGTCGCGACGACGCCGTCGCCGACGTGAAGCGCCCCCGCACGCTGGCCGAGAAGGTGTGGGACGACCACCTCGTCGTCAAGGGCGACGACGGCAGCCCCGACCTGATCTACATCGACCTGCACCTGGTGCACGAGGTGACGAGCCCGCAGGCGTTCGACGGCCTGCGTGCAGAGGGGCGGCCCGTCCGCCGTCCCGACCTCACCATCGCCACCGAGGACCACAACACGCCTACGATCGGCATCGACAAGCCCATCGCCGACCTCACGAGCCGCACGCAGATCGAAACGCTGCGCACGAACTGCGCCGAGTTCGGCGTGCGCCTGCACTCGCTGGGCGACGTCGAGCAGGGCATCGTGCACGTCGTGGGCCCGCAGCTGGGTCTGACGATGCCGGGCATCACGGTGGTGTGCGGCGACTCGCACACCTCGACGCACGGCGCGTTCGGCGCCATGGCGTTCGGCATCGGCACGAGCGAGGTCGAGCATGTGCTGGCCACGCAGACCCTGCCGCTGAAGCCGTTCAAGACCATGGCGATCAACGTCGAGGGCGCCCTGCGTCCCGGGGTCACGGCGAAGGACATCATCCTGGCGGTCATCGCCGAGATCGGCACCGGCGGCGGCCAGGGCTACGTGCTCGAGTACCGCGGCAGCGCCATCCGCGCCCTCTCCATGGAGGGCCGTATGACCATCTGCAACATGTCGATCGAGGCGGGCGCACGCGCCGGCATGGTCGCCCCCGACGAGACCACCTTCGCGTACCTGAAGGGCCGCCCCCACGCGCCGGAGGGCGAGGACTGGGATGCCGCCATCGAGTACTGGAACACGCTGCCCACCGACGAGGGCGCCCGGTTCGACGCCGAGGTGAACATCGACGCCGACGCGCTGGAGCCGTTCGTCACCTGGGGCACCAACCCGGGCCAGGGCGTCTCGCTGAGCGACGTCGTGCCGGAGCCGGCGAGCTTCGAGGACCCGAACGCCCAGGCCGCTGCCGAACGCGCCCTGCAGTACATGGACCTGCAGGCGGGCACGCCGCTGAAGGACATCCACGTGGATGCCGTCTTCATGGGCTCCTGCACCAACTCCCGCATCGAAGACCTGCGCGCCTTCGCGTCCATCATCAAGGGCAAGAAGAAGGCCGACGGCGTTCGGGTCATGGTCGTCCCCGGCTCGGCGCGGGTGCGCCTGGAGGCCGAGGCGGAGGGCATCGACAAGATCGTGGAGGAATTCGGAGCCGAGTGGCGCTTCGCGGGATGCTCCATGTGCCTCGGCATGAACCCCGACCAGCTGGCGCCGGGGGAGCGCTGCGCATCCACCAGCAACCGCAACTTCGAGGGTCGCCAGGGCAAGGGCGGCCGCACCCACCTGGTGTCGCCCGTGGTCGCGGCGGCCACGGCCATCCGGGGCACGCTCTCGAGCCCGTGGGATCTCGACAACGCCGACGCACGCGACGAGCAGAAGGTGAGCGCCTGA
- a CDS encoding DUF5684 domain-containing protein, protein MAESVAAVSQSAMPAIVLGAVTLVVTVGSYVWLAAALSRVFFRSGVDRWRAWVPVLNVAEILRLGRISPWLVVLLFVPLADLFGVCLLILAVHRVNRAFSRGAGMTVLAVFLPPVWASVLAWSRSTDVSPSFAPNSVAPDAVAKSPFDTRPTQAAVQGTQPPPVPPGGPSPSSGLAARSPRPAPAWEPPPLVTTPAYGRSPAADRWGTVQRPQWQPPEAQQPELRPWVPPEPQQPWTPGPPVTQQQWTSVAPDAQRPWAPKPLSPAATAVIVEPSDELDETAPRTAPPLSVPAEPPTDTGTVVIPRSAPLIERPDDDETIVVVRRRPRWHLTTDFGAAHELTGGRVVVGRRPEGDERGVQYLALEDDTKTLSKQHAFFLLDGDEWTVADLASTNGTVLVDEAGVEHPVDPGTPARVGARVLLGELGVVLKRVIG, encoded by the coding sequence GTGGCAGAGTCTGTGGCGGCCGTGTCGCAGTCGGCGATGCCGGCGATCGTGCTGGGGGCAGTGACCCTCGTCGTCACTGTCGGCTCTTACGTCTGGCTCGCGGCGGCGCTCTCGCGGGTGTTCTTCAGAAGCGGGGTCGACCGGTGGCGGGCGTGGGTGCCCGTGCTGAACGTCGCGGAGATCCTGCGCCTGGGGCGCATCTCGCCCTGGCTGGTCGTGCTGCTCTTCGTTCCCCTTGCCGACCTGTTCGGTGTGTGCCTGCTGATCCTCGCCGTGCACAGGGTCAACCGCGCGTTCTCGCGCGGAGCGGGCATGACGGTGCTCGCCGTGTTCCTCCCGCCGGTGTGGGCGAGCGTTCTGGCCTGGAGTCGTTCAACGGATGTCTCGCCGTCGTTCGCGCCGAACTCCGTCGCACCGGATGCCGTGGCGAAGTCACCCTTCGACACTCGCCCGACGCAGGCTGCCGTGCAGGGCACTCAGCCCCCTCCTGTCCCACCGGGCGGTCCGTCGCCATCGAGCGGGCTCGCGGCCCGATCCCCGCGGCCAGCACCTGCCTGGGAGCCGCCGCCGCTGGTGACGACGCCCGCGTACGGGCGGAGCCCGGCGGCCGATCGCTGGGGGACGGTGCAGCGACCGCAGTGGCAGCCGCCGGAGGCGCAGCAGCCGGAGTTGCGGCCGTGGGTGCCACCCGAGCCGCAGCAGCCGTGGACGCCAGGACCCCCGGTGACGCAGCAGCAGTGGACGTCCGTGGCACCCGATGCGCAGCGGCCGTGGGCGCCGAAGCCGCTGTCTCCCGCGGCGACCGCGGTGATCGTCGAGCCTTCCGACGAGCTCGACGAGACGGCACCCAGGACGGCTCCGCCTCTCAGCGTGCCGGCCGAGCCGCCGACGGACACCGGAACGGTGGTGATCCCGCGTTCCGCGCCGCTGATCGAGCGGCCGGACGACGACGAGACCATTGTCGTGGTCCGGCGCAGGCCGCGGTGGCACCTCACGACTGATTTCGGTGCCGCGCACGAGCTCACTGGCGGCCGTGTGGTCGTGGGACGGCGCCCGGAAGGCGACGAGCGCGGCGTGCAATACCTGGCTCTCGAGGACGACACCAAGACGCTGTCGAAGCAGCACGCCTTCTTTCTGCTCGACGGCGACGAATGGACGGTCGCCGACCTCGCCTCCACCAATGGAACCGTGCTCGTCGACGAAGCAGGGGTCGAGCATCCCGTGGATCCGGGAACACCGGCACGGGTGGGCGCACGTGTGCTGCTGGGGGAGCTGGGCGTCGTGTTGAAGCGGGTGATCGGATGA
- a CDS encoding transglutaminase domain-containing protein encodes MSGTAASTGRGRRPLRAPATTSVGQAVLAVGYVLVGLGLATAMAWPIFDTWRLAVIACVCGVLGAAIAVLARLLRWHVLVTVLLTAGVYLVGVVPLAVPSALSSPQGILGGVRDGVVGVVLGWRQLLTLDLPVGSYQAVLVPFFAMALIGTVAAVGIALTPSRSAAWAVLIVLLFGVFGIAFAATDPGSSVVLAGVEITAPREVLLGVLLVAVSMLWLLTRARLQRRAALSLARSTTTVHVQRGSAGAALRRGVLGAGLVVVALIAGVAAVPVAFGATPRTTLRTGAEPTLVASSQTSPLTTYRASFEKSAYSTPLFRISGDTKGIDRVPLAVLDAFDGQVFTVGSGAPASGAQGSGGQAVSFTRLPGGTSPSNAHRVTFSIEHDLGIWTPMPAGLASAPAFSGSRASELAAGFYLDRTSGAAIEIAGGATGRGLVAGDGYTVDVPADSNPSLGAPGATSGIDLNDYPQLAAWVKAQKQPRTAAGFATLIGRLRARGYLSHSVDDDAQASSWVGALKKSSSYSFQASYAGHSTARVEALFKQLVDQQRVVGADATAGALVAGVGDDEQFAAAGALLARAYGYQSRVVVGVRLTSLAGSGVPACRSECTGSDLAAWIQVKAPSASQWTTFDVEPQYRSSPVLVRLGEQYPKYPTAPEQLHAGVAAPPQSQHDGSSSQAAATDRSSQSLAALIAVARVVGEGLALLVLLALPLITLLALKRSRRRRRRFANVPEVALVGAWAEVRDLWADAGIPVTGATRVAQARTVHSAPARSLAELVDAAVFAQHPPTGDDARVAWDLVAEERERVAASQGRWKRFVVALRPRSLVLPIIEMLRDDESRYARGGKSDSGQNRHPEPRRRTTRQENSTV; translated from the coding sequence ATGAGCGGGACGGCCGCATCCACAGGGCGTGGGCGTCGCCCGCTCCGCGCGCCCGCGACCACGAGCGTGGGCCAGGCCGTGCTGGCGGTCGGCTACGTGCTGGTCGGTCTCGGCCTCGCGACGGCGATGGCCTGGCCCATCTTCGACACGTGGCGCCTCGCCGTGATCGCCTGCGTGTGCGGCGTGCTGGGCGCGGCGATCGCCGTGCTGGCGCGCCTCCTCCGCTGGCATGTGCTCGTCACCGTGCTTCTGACGGCCGGCGTCTACCTGGTCGGCGTTGTGCCGCTGGCCGTTCCGTCGGCTCTGTCGTCGCCGCAGGGGATCCTCGGCGGCGTTCGCGACGGAGTCGTCGGCGTCGTGCTCGGCTGGCGACAGCTGCTCACGCTCGATCTCCCCGTCGGCTCGTATCAGGCGGTGCTCGTGCCGTTCTTCGCGATGGCGCTGATCGGCACCGTCGCAGCGGTGGGCATCGCGCTGACGCCATCGCGTTCCGCGGCATGGGCCGTGCTCATCGTGTTGCTCTTCGGGGTCTTCGGAATCGCCTTCGCGGCGACGGATCCCGGCTCGTCCGTCGTGCTCGCGGGCGTCGAGATCACCGCTCCGCGCGAGGTGCTGCTCGGAGTGCTGCTCGTCGCCGTCTCGATGCTCTGGCTCCTCACGCGCGCCAGGCTGCAGCGCAGGGCTGCGCTCTCCCTCGCCCGCTCCACGACGACGGTGCACGTGCAGCGCGGCTCTGCCGGCGCGGCCCTGCGACGTGGTGTGCTGGGCGCCGGACTGGTCGTCGTCGCGCTCATCGCGGGCGTTGCGGCGGTGCCCGTCGCCTTCGGGGCGACGCCGCGCACCACGCTGCGCACCGGAGCGGAGCCCACGCTCGTGGCCAGCTCTCAGACCAGCCCGCTCACGACCTATCGGGCGTCGTTCGAGAAGTCCGCCTACTCGACGCCGTTGTTCCGCATCTCGGGCGACACGAAGGGCATCGACCGCGTGCCGCTCGCGGTGCTGGATGCCTTCGACGGCCAGGTCTTCACCGTCGGCTCCGGTGCCCCGGCCTCCGGTGCCCAGGGCTCCGGAGGCCAGGCCGTCAGCTTCACGAGACTGCCGGGCGGCACGTCGCCGTCGAACGCGCATCGGGTGACGTTCTCCATCGAGCACGACCTCGGCATCTGGACCCCGATGCCGGCGGGGCTCGCCTCGGCTCCCGCGTTCTCGGGCAGCCGTGCGTCGGAACTGGCGGCGGGCTTCTATCTCGATCGCACGAGCGGAGCCGCGATCGAGATCGCCGGTGGCGCCACCGGGCGCGGACTTGTCGCGGGCGATGGCTACACGGTCGACGTGCCGGCGGACAGCAACCCGTCGCTCGGCGCGCCCGGCGCAACAAGTGGAATCGACCTGAACGACTATCCGCAGTTGGCGGCATGGGTGAAGGCGCAGAAGCAGCCGCGCACGGCCGCGGGTTTCGCCACGTTGATCGGCAGGCTTCGGGCTCGGGGATACCTCAGCCACTCGGTCGACGACGATGCCCAGGCATCCTCGTGGGTGGGCGCGCTGAAGAAGTCGTCGTCGTACTCGTTCCAAGCCAGCTACGCCGGGCACTCGACGGCCCGGGTGGAGGCTCTGTTCAAGCAGCTCGTCGACCAGCAGCGCGTCGTCGGCGCCGACGCCACGGCAGGCGCGCTCGTCGCGGGGGTCGGCGACGACGAGCAGTTCGCCGCCGCGGGGGCCCTGCTCGCGCGCGCGTACGGCTACCAGTCGCGCGTGGTCGTCGGCGTGCGGCTGACGTCTCTGGCCGGCAGCGGCGTGCCCGCCTGCCGGTCGGAGTGCACGGGCAGCGACCTGGCCGCCTGGATCCAGGTGAAGGCGCCGTCCGCATCGCAGTGGACCACGTTCGACGTGGAGCCCCAGTACCGCAGCTCGCCCGTGCTCGTGCGGCTCGGCGAGCAATATCCCAAGTACCCGACGGCGCCGGAGCAGCTGCACGCCGGCGTCGCGGCGCCCCCGCAGAGCCAGCACGACGGCTCGAGCTCCCAGGCGGCGGCCACCGACCGGTCGTCGCAATCGCTGGCGGCGCTGATCGCCGTGGCGCGCGTCGTCGGAGAGGGCCTGGCGCTTCTCGTGCTCCTCGCGCTCCCGCTCATCACGTTGCTGGCCTTGAAGCGCTCGCGACGGCGACGGCGCCGCTTCGCGAATGTGCCAGAGGTCGCCCTCGTCGGGGCCTGGGCAGAGGTACGAGACCTGTGGGCGGATGCCGGCATCCCCGTCACCGGCGCCACCCGCGTGGCGCAGGCCCGTACCGTCCACTCCGCGCCGGCCCGTTCACTCGCCGAGCTGGTCGATGCAGCGGTGTTCGCTCAGCATCCGCCGACGGGCGATGACGCGCGCGTCGCATGGGACCTCGTGGCGGAGGAGCGGGAGCGTGTTGCGGCTTCCCAAGGTCGCTGGAAGCGGTTCGTCGTGGCGCTGCGGCCGCGCTCCCTGGTGCTGCCGATCATCGAGATGCTGAGAGATGACGAGTCGCGCTACGCTCGCGGCGGGAAATCCGACTCTGGGCAGAACCGGCATCCCGAACCGCGACGGCGCACGACACGACAGGAGAACAGCACGGTATGA
- a CDS encoding DUF58 domain-containing protein: MSTSDHDAYSRLEYTSTGTGTRTRASTVTSMARTTRGTAARRDGVRVLVTGGRALAAAAGWLGETVTPIGWLLAASAVAGIAAGAVLGWSVGWMIGVASLVLLLTAIPFLAGGYSYRVQFRVDRDAVVAGSDVTGTVQVVNAARRTALPGLVDIPVGDGLVETRVPFLRPQATHEETIAIRAAKRGVIDVGPMSVSRGDPVGALRREVVWPQIQTIHVHPVTAYIPSTGSGLLHDLEGLPSSNIVNADLAFHAIRDYVPGDARNHVHWKSTAKTGKLMVRQYEETRQSRIAVLIGTEAEGEYSSDDEFELGVSAAASLSLQAVRDGRELIVTTGAQQPELSRGDVIAVREIPTHGIRPMLDGFSEIDRSLRMTRLEDVARLVSQTADRLSLVFLVSGSVMPVQRLRTAGSFFDAESTVVIVRCEPGADPVMRRVGDVRVLTLGRLDDLGQLIARGALE, from the coding sequence ATGTCGACGAGTGATCACGACGCGTACTCGCGGTTGGAGTACACGTCGACCGGGACCGGAACGCGCACGCGTGCGTCGACGGTGACCAGCATGGCGCGCACGACGCGCGGCACGGCCGCCCGCCGTGACGGGGTGCGTGTGCTCGTGACCGGCGGGCGTGCGCTCGCGGCGGCGGCCGGCTGGCTCGGCGAGACGGTGACCCCGATCGGCTGGCTGCTCGCGGCCTCCGCCGTGGCAGGCATCGCGGCGGGCGCGGTGCTCGGCTGGAGCGTCGGATGGATGATCGGCGTCGCCTCGCTCGTGCTGCTCCTGACCGCGATCCCCTTCCTCGCCGGCGGCTACTCGTACCGCGTGCAGTTCCGGGTGGACCGCGACGCCGTGGTGGCCGGCAGCGACGTCACGGGCACCGTGCAGGTCGTCAATGCAGCACGGCGCACCGCATTGCCCGGTCTCGTCGACATCCCGGTGGGCGACGGCCTCGTCGAGACGAGGGTGCCGTTCCTGCGCCCGCAGGCGACGCACGAGGAGACCATCGCGATCCGCGCGGCGAAGCGCGGCGTCATCGATGTCGGGCCCATGTCGGTGAGCAGGGGCGACCCGGTGGGCGCGCTGCGTCGCGAGGTGGTGTGGCCGCAGATCCAGACCATCCACGTGCATCCCGTCACCGCCTACATCCCGTCGACGGGGTCCGGGCTGCTGCACGATCTCGAGGGGCTGCCGAGCAGCAACATCGTCAACGCCGATCTCGCGTTCCACGCCATCCGCGACTACGTGCCGGGCGACGCACGCAATCACGTGCACTGGAAGTCGACGGCCAAGACCGGCAAGCTCATGGTGCGGCAGTACGAGGAGACCAGGCAGTCGCGCATCGCCGTGCTCATCGGCACGGAGGCGGAGGGCGAGTACTCCTCCGACGACGAGTTCGAGCTCGGGGTCAGCGCTGCGGCATCCCTCTCCCTTCAGGCGGTCCGAGACGGTCGAGAGCTCATCGTGACGACGGGCGCGCAGCAGCCGGAGCTCAGCCGCGGCGACGTCATCGCGGTGCGCGAGATTCCGACGCACGGCATCCGCCCCATGCTCGACGGCTTCTCGGAGATCGACCGCTCCCTCCGCATGACGCGCCTGGAGGATGTCGCTCGCCTGGTCTCGCAGACCGCGGATCGCCTGTCGCTGGTGTTCCTCGTCTCCGGATCGGTCATGCCCGTGCAGCGACTGCGCACCGCGGGCTCGTTCTTCGACGCGGAGAGCACGGTGGTCATCGTGCGCTGCGAGCCGGGGGCCGATCCGGTGATGCGCAGGGTCGGCGACGTGCGCGTGCTCACGCTCGGCCGGCTCGACGATCTCGGCCAGCTCATCGCGCGAGGAGCCCTCGAATGA